One genomic window of Sardina pilchardus chromosome 15, fSarPil1.1, whole genome shotgun sequence includes the following:
- the cp110 gene encoding uncharacterized protein cp110, which translates to MESYEVFIQRHISQFRQHNIKCPVQHEKDLCKTNDKCGSEITFYGCAILSPVLSLEQREEMCRYRAVAKCLMSEKTVNSHTVHTSVQINPSPTLKESVSGQEACPKGNTGRISSITANLENKEEVKKYTCSPVVSSTGLTDDWEVEDLRYPFIRTACDVSPVASHEGRPTVRESCEGLEIQHLTFNSHSDVHHQVLGYMSHATPVNTSSNNDRIDKERFGGGKSFMCNFALQQHAHTISQEPSIINYVQMDSDTLEECVVTPSQVDGSQQAYTDQTSCLSIVCPSEGPWKQQTPMQDRSTELPVGSPAVDDSLSDKENEEVSKEDFVGRGEHKRTNRKRQEQGSVPTPEPEKGQFDGILQIIPSENVFGNQKDFTPAFTSCSPRKSSCFFRKKSSSRGTQKLSFTTETFKNVPMPQLCLSPVHFKKSDGVINPSRKQEISNSSLMASKSLSSWNDPACQGSGNKSVVTRDITLGRSVNQTQQIAQLELNLSSLKNLISDLESSLSETQTDFEESTEVFSEYSCHDHSSPDVIKKSRVNRNAYHTTHSFLKQPVITSSGYEAMPGGDHELIQLHQAIPQDAFQVAAGECQKPLLDDVSSKPEQERNMLKMTGQKLDVSMNQSYDVESPSRLLLQAQISGGKQFTQCPDSDGVFFHTKRRLIMKAVDSNCSASADQRSGITETSPPSTIKP; encoded by the exons ATGGAGAGTTATGAGGTGTTCATTCAAAGACACATTTCCCAATTTCGACAACACAACATCAAATGCCCTGTGCAACACGAGAAGGACCTGTGCAAAACTAACGATAAGTGCGGATCGGAAATCACCTTCTATGGATGTGCAATTCTTTCTCCAGTG CTGAGTTTGGAGCAAAGAGAAGAGATGTGCAGATACAGAGCTGTGGCAAAATGCTTGATGAGTGAGAAGACTGTGAATAGCCACACTGTTCATACCAGTGTTCAG ATTAATCCATCTCCAACATTAAAGGAATCTGTATCGGGTCAAGAAGCCTGTCCAAAAGGAAACACTGGCAGAATCAGCAGCATCACTGCAAATTTAGAGAATAAAGAAGAGGTTAAGAAATATACATGCTCTCCCGTCGTATCATCCACTGGACTTACTGATGATTGGGAAGTTGAGGATCTCCGTTATCCCTTTATCAGGACTGCCTGTGATGTTTCTccagtggcttctcatgaaggtAGACCTACAGTGCGTGAAAGTTGTGAAGGCTTGGAAATACAACATCTGACTTTCAATAGCCACAGTGATGTCCACCATCAGGTTTTAGGATACATGTCACATGCTACACCGGTGAATACTTCCAGTAACAATGATAGGATTGATAAAGAAAGATTTGGTGGAGGCAAAAGCTTTATGTGTAATTTTGCTTTACAACAACATGCTCACACAATCAGTCAGGAACCTAGTATCATAAACTATGTTCAAATGGATAGCGACACTTTGGAGGAATGTGTGGTCACACCATCACAAGTGGATGGCTCACAACAAGCTTACACTGACCAAACTAGTTGTCTGTCTATAGTATGTCCATCAGAGGGTCCATGGAAGCAACAGACACCTATGCAAGACAGAAGCACCGAGTTACCTGTGGGCTCTCCAGCAGTTGACGATAGTCTTTCTGATAAAGAGAATGAAGAGGTCTCAAAGGAAGATTTTGTGGGAAGGGGGGAACACAAGCGAACCAATAGGAAGAGGCAAGAACAAGGTAGCGTCCCAACCCCCGAGCCAGAAAAAGGACAATTTGATGGCATACTGCAAATAATTCCATCTGAAAATGTGTTTGGAAATCAAAAAGACTTCACTCCAGCTTTCACATCATGTTCCCCCAGAAAATCCTCCTGTTTTTTTAGGAAAAAGTCTTCAAGCAGAGGAACGCAGAAGCTTAGCTTCACAACAGAGACATTTAAAAACGTTCCTATGCCCCAGCTCTGCTTGAGTCCTGTTCATTTTAAGAAAAGTGATGGAGTTATTAATCCTTCAAGAAAGCAAGAGATAAGTAACTCTTCACTCATGGCAAGCAAGAGTCTATCAAGTTGGAATGACCCTGCCTGTCAGGGTAGTGGCAACAAGTCTGTGGTCACAAGAGACATAACTCTTGGTAGAAGCGTCAATCAGACACAACAGATTGCTCAATTGGAACTTAATCTGTCTAGTCTTAAAAACTTGATCTCAGACCTGGAATCTTCTTTATCAGAAACCCAGACAGACTTTGAAGAGTCCACAGAGGTATTTTCGGAGTATTCATGCCACGATCATAGTTCTCCTGATGTAATTAAGAAAAGCAGAGTCAATAGAAATGCTTACCACACGACTCACAGTTTCCTCAAACAACCAGTTATCACTTCGTCAGGATATGAGGCAATGCCAGGAGGTGACCATGAGCTGATACAGTTACATCAGGCAATCCCTCAAGATGCTTTTCAAGTTGCCGCAGGAGAATGCCAGAAGCCACTACTGGATGATGTCAGCAGCAAGCCAGAGCAGGAGAGGAATATGCTGAAGATGACGGGGCAAAAATTGGACGTGTCAATGAACCAGTCGTATGATGTAGAGTCACCATCCAGGCTGTTGCTGCAGGCTCAGATAAGTGGAGGAAAGCAATTCACTCAGTGTCCTGACAGTGATGGTGTGTTTTTTCATACCAAACGAAGGCTCATCATGAAGGCTGTGGACAGTAACTGTTCAGCATCAGCTGATCAAAGATCTGGCATTACAGAAACGTCCCCACCCAGCACTATCAAACCCTAA
- the mafgb gene encoding v-maf avian musculoaponeurotic fibrosarcoma oncogene homolog Gb isoform X2 has product MTTTNKGNKALKVKREPGENGTSLTDDELVSMSVRELNQHLRGLTKDEILQLKQRRRTLKNRGYAASCRVKRVTQKEELERQKAELQQEVEKLANENATMKVELDALRSKYEALQSFARTVARSPVAPIGNTAVSLGNGRGPLASVIGPLVPGKVGTTSVITIVKSKTDARS; this is encoded by the exons ATGACGACCACAAACAAGGGAAACAAAGCCTTGAAG GTGAAAAGGGAGCCAGGGGAGAATGGCACAAGCCTTACAGATGATGAGCTGGTGTCCATGTCAGTGCGGGAACTGAATCAACACCTGCGTGGTCTCACCAAGGATGAGATCCTGCAGCTAAAGCAACGGCGGCGTACACTGAAGAATCGTGGCTACGCTGCCAGCTGTCGTGTCAAGCGTGTCACACAGAAGGAGGAGCTTGAGCGCCAGAAGGCAGAGCTGCAGCAGGAAGTAGAGAAGCTTGCCAATGAGAATGCTACCATGAAAGTTGAGTTGGATGCTCTGCGCTCTAAATATGAGGCACTGCAGAGCTTTGCAAGGACTGTAGCCCGAAGCCCCGTGGCCCCTATAGGCAACACAGCTGTTTCCTTGGGCAATGGTCGTGGTCCATTGGCTTCAGTCATTGGGCCCCTAGTGCCAGGCAAAGTGGGCACTACCAGTGTCATCACAATAGTCAAGTCAAAAACAGATGCACGGTCTTAG